CGAACTGGCCCGAATCTTCATGGCGGCCAAGGCCCCGGACCGGGCGCGCGAAAAGCTGGACCTGGCTCTTTCCAAAGACCCGCAGCACCGGGGCGCCCGGCAGGTACAGGCCGCCTTCCTACTCCAGGAAAGAAAAGTGGACGAGGCCAAAGCCATCCTGGATGCCTTATATAAAGAAGGAGACACCGCCCCCGAAACCTACCTGATGCTGGCAACCATCTACAACCGGGATGAGGACGCCGCTAACATCGAAGCCATGCTCACCGAAGGCATCGAGAAGAATCCCGACGCTCTGAAGTTGCGTCTCATCCTGGCCAACTACTATCTGAAAGCGGGCCGGCAGGACAAGGCCGAAACCGTCATGCGCGAAATGGTCGGCTATCAGCCGGAAGTTGCCGGCCATCGCCTGGCCCTGGCCAATTTTTACTGGAATACCGACCAGCAGGACAAAGCCAAGGCCGTCCTTCATGACCTGGCGGTCTTAGAGCCGGACACGGAAGAGAACACGATCACCGCCTCCAAATTCTATGTACAAAAAAAGGAAGTGGAACTGGCCGAACAGTTGGTGAAAGCGGGCATCGCCGCCAATCCGAAAAGCTACAAGCTGCGCGAAGCCATGTCCGACCTCTATCTGCTGCAAAAAGATCCGGACAAGGCCATGGCGATCCTGAAAGAATGCCTGGACCTTTCCAAGGACCCTGCCGATCCGGGCATCCTGACCGCCAAGACCAAAATGGCCCGTATCTATCTGGCCCAGCGCAAACTCGATCAGGCTGAAATCCTGGTGGATCAGGTGCTCGAAGAAAACGCCAAGAGCGTCGATGCCAATTTCATCAAAGGTCAACTGCACCTGGCCGGCAAGCGCGGGGCCGATGCCGTGACATCGTTTCGGACGGTGGTGGCCGAAGACCCGGAAAACGTGAAGGGCCACCTGCTGTTGGGCCAGGCCCATTTGATGAACAAAGACGTCCCGTTGGCCATCGACGCCCTCAACCAGGGGGTCCGTCAGAATCCGACGTCCAAGGAACTCCGCCGGGCTCTGGCACGGGTGCATGCGGCCCGGAAAGATTTTTCGGCTGCCGAAGAACAGTTGGTCAAGATCACCGAAATCGATCCCAAGGACCTTCGAGCCCTGGGCGATCTGGGCGATTTCCGATTGTCCCGTTCACAATATTATGAGGCCGAAAAGCTGTACGAGAAGATTGTCGAGCAGGCACCCAAAGCACCCGCCGGCTATTTGAAGCTGGCGAGGCTGCATGAGGTCAAGGGAAACCGCGATGCAGCCATCGAGATCCTGGAAAAAGGATATATCGAGAATTCCGACTCCATGCCCCTGCTTGCAGCCATAGTGAAAGCCTATACCCTGGAAGGCAAAATCGAGCGTCCGCGCAAATTGTGCGAGGAGAAGATCGCCGCTTACCCGGACAACGCCTTTACTTACAACTTGCTGGCCCAGGTTCACCTGGCCGCCAAAAATCCCGAGAAAGCCGAGGCCGCCCTTAAAGCGGCGATCGAGCGCAGTCCCGAGTGGAACGTTCCCCATGACAACCTGGCCCGACTATATCTATCCCAGGGCAAAACCGACGAAGCTATTAAAAACCTGGAAACCGCCATTGCCCAGAACGAGAAGAACACGGCGGCCTTCATGACCCTGGCCTTTCTCCATCAGAAAAAGGGCGACTTCGATCGGGCCAAGACGGTTTACGAGAAAGCCCTGGCCGTGGACCCTGACCGCTGGGCCGCAGCCAACAACCTGGCCTTTTTGCTGGCCGACCATCCCGACAAACCGGCCGACCTGGACCGCGCTCTGGAACTGGCCGAGAAGGCGGAGCAACTGAAGCCGGATGATCCCACCGTGTTGGACACCATCGGTTGGATTCATCAAAAAAGAGGGGACCATCAGATGGCCATCGAGACATTTGAAAAGGCACTCGAGAAAAGCCCGGACACTGGCGTGATCAATTACCATCTAGCCAGGGTGTTGGTCGACAGCGACCGCAAGGATGAAGCCCGCGAACATTTGACGAAGGCGCTGGCTGACGAACGCGGTTTTCCGGAAAAGGAAGAGGCGGAGGCATTGCTGAAAGAGATAAACAGCTGACAGGTCATAGCTGGCAGCTTATAGCCGATAGGCAATCAGGATCGATAGCTTGCCGGCTCAACAGATCACCGATCACAGTTCACCGACCACCGATCACCGATCACCGATCAAAAAAGGAGTTCATCGTGGTAAAAAATATATACTGGTTCGGCATTTTGTTTGCCATCGTTGTCGGCCTGGCGCTTTCCGGATGCGCCCATACGGTTTCGACGCCCGAGGAGGCTTCGCCGCCCTTGTCGGAGACTATCGTGCAACCCACGCCCGGAGCGCCTTCCGACTACGTCATCGGTGCCGGAGATATTCTTGAGATCAGCGTCTGGAAAGATCCGGCCCTGACGCGCCAGGTCGTGGTCTTGCCCGACGGCACCTTCTCGTTCCCACTGGTGGGTCGCGTTACCGCCGCCGGCAAAACCGTTAAGGAAATTTCGGCCGCCGTTGAAG
This window of the uncultured Desulfosarcina sp. genome carries:
- a CDS encoding polysaccharide biosynthesis/export family protein, which encodes MVKNIYWFGILFAIVVGLALSGCAHTVSTPEEASPPLSETIVQPTPGAPSDYVIGAGDILEISVWKDPALTRQVVVLPDGTFSFPLVGRVTAAGKTVKEISAAVEAQLTRYIPEPDLSVIVQQVNSQVVYVIGKVNRPGHIPLNRNIDVLQALSMAGGLNLFADEKNIRIFRRTENQTMVIPFNYKAVTEENRVEENIFLQRGDVIVVK
- a CDS encoding tetratricopeptide repeat protein, with the protein product MVKRAASVVLVCLLTAWVVACSNPDEKKVKFYNKGTSFFEQGDYVRAELEFKNALQIDPKYADAYYMLGKVDLKNQQFKRAFGFFNKAVELDPNLLDAQVELARIFMAAKAPDRAREKLDLALSKDPQHRGARQVQAAFLLQERKVDEAKAILDALYKEGDTAPETYLMLATIYNRDEDAANIEAMLTEGIEKNPDALKLRLILANYYLKAGRQDKAETVMREMVGYQPEVAGHRLALANFYWNTDQQDKAKAVLHDLAVLEPDTEENTITASKFYVQKKEVELAEQLVKAGIAANPKSYKLREAMSDLYLLQKDPDKAMAILKECLDLSKDPADPGILTAKTKMARIYLAQRKLDQAEILVDQVLEENAKSVDANFIKGQLHLAGKRGADAVTSFRTVVAEDPENVKGHLLLGQAHLMNKDVPLAIDALNQGVRQNPTSKELRRALARVHAARKDFSAAEEQLVKITEIDPKDLRALGDLGDFRLSRSQYYEAEKLYEKIVEQAPKAPAGYLKLARLHEVKGNRDAAIEILEKGYIENSDSMPLLAAIVKAYTLEGKIERPRKLCEEKIAAYPDNAFTYNLLAQVHLAAKNPEKAEAALKAAIERSPEWNVPHDNLARLYLSQGKTDEAIKNLETAIAQNEKNTAAFMTLAFLHQKKGDFDRAKTVYEKALAVDPDRWAAANNLAFLLADHPDKPADLDRALELAEKAEQLKPDDPTVLDTIGWIHQKRGDHQMAIETFEKALEKSPDTGVINYHLARVLVDSDRKDEAREHLTKALADERGFPEKEEAEALLKEINS